The Streptomyces lienomycini sequence GGACCGGGCCCTGCTCGCGGCGGACGAGGAGCACCTGCCGGGGCCCCTGCGGGGGCGGGGCAAGCGCCCGGGGCTGCGCACGGTGGGCCCGGCGGTGACGCACGCGCTGGCCGCCAACGCCGGCATCCGCTGCCTGACCGGCTTCCTGATCTTCTTCCTGGCCTTCCTGCTGCGCGTGCACCCGATGACCGGCCAGAGCGCGGCCGTGTCGCTGGGCATAGTGGGCGTCGCGGCCGGTGCGGGCAACGCGCTGGGCACGGCGGTCGGCGCGTGGCTGCGCTCCCGGGCGCCGGAGATCATCATCGTGACGGTCGTCGCGATCGTGCTGGGCGTCGCCGTGGTGTCCGCCGTGTTCTTCAGCGCGTTCCTGGTGGCGTGCCTGGCGGCGGTCGCCGGGTTCGCGCAGGCGCTGGCCAAGCTGTCCCTGGACGCGCTGATCCAGCGGGACGTGCCGGAACTGGTGCGCACGTCGGCGTTCGCGCGCTCGGAGACGCTGCTCCAGGTCTCCTGGGTGTTCGGCGGCGCGGTCGGCATCGTCCTGCCGCTCAACGGCACGCTGGGCCTGTCGGTGGCCGCCGCGATCATCGCCGCCGGGTGGCTGACGACCGTACGGGGGTTGGTCGACTCGGCACGGCACGGAGGACCCGCGCGGCCGAGGGTGGCGTGACCACGCCACGCCGTACCCAGGTGGGGGGCGGGGCGGGGGCGCCGTATAGCCTTCCGCCATGACCACGTTGCCCCGCGGCACCGCCGCTATCGGACACCGCGTTGTGCGACGCCGCCGCGCCGTCGCCGCCGTAGGCGCCGTGTCCGCCGGACTGCTCCTGCTGTCCGCCTGTGACGAGCCGACCCCGATCTCGACGATCACGGTCGGCAGTGACTCCGTCACCTCCGAGGCGACCTGCGGCGGTGAGGGCAAGACCCTCTCCGCCGACGAGATCACCAAGTGCCTGCAGGACAAGGACGCGAAGTCCATCAAGGTCGACCAGGACGAGACCGTCCGCTTCGGCGTCGACCCGGACGTCGCCGACAAGCACTGGACGATCCTGATGAACGGTCAGCAGCTGGTCGAGGACAGCGACAAGACCTACCGCACCGTGCCGGGCAGCGTGTTCTTCAACGCGCAGTACGGCGCGGAGGGCAACTCGACGAACGTCGCCGTCGCCGCCCGTGACGGCAAGGACGGCAGCCAGAACATCACCGGTGTGTGGGTCTTCGAGCTGAAGAAGGACTGACCGCCACGTCCCCCGCGCGCATCCTCGTGGCCACCGCGGTCCCCGTCGAACGGGACGCGGTGGCTCGGGCGTTCCCCGCGCCGGGCGCGCAGGTGCCCCGTCCCGGGGTCGTCCTGCACCGCCTGCCGGACGGCTGGGACCTGCTCGCCGCCGGGGTCGGCCCCGCCCTCGCCGCCGCCTCCGCGGCCGCCGCCCTGACCGCGGCGGCCCTCGACGGTGCGCCCTACGACCTGGTCGTCTCGACCGGTATCGGCGGCGGCTTCGTACCGGACGCGCCCGTCGGCTCGCTCGTCGTCGCCGACGCGGTCACCGCGGCCGACCTGGGCGCCGAGACCGCCGACGGGTTCCTGCCCGTCACCGAACTCGGCTTCGGCACCGTCACCCACCATCCGCCCGCCGGCCTCGTCGCCGCCGTGGCCGACGCGACCGGCGCCCGCCCCGGCACGGTCCTCACCGGCTCCACCGTCACCGGCACCGCCGCGCGCGCCGCGCTGCTGCGCGAGCGCCACCCGCGTGCCCTGGCCGAGGCGATGGAGGGCTTCGGCGTCGCCGAGGCCGCCGCCGCGCACGGCGTGCCGGTGCTGGAGCTGCGCGCGGTCTCCAATCCGGTCGGCCCGCGCGACCGGGCCGCCTGGCGCATCGGCGAGGCCCTCGCGGCGCTGACGGACGCCTTCGGGAAGCTCGCCCCCGCCCTCAGGAGTTGGAACCCCCATGACGGACACCACTGACACGACCGACGCGACCGCCGGGCCCCTGCGGATCGCCTACTCCCCCTGCCCGAACGACACCTTCGTCTTCGACGCCCTCGCCCACGGCC is a genomic window containing:
- a CDS encoding DUF2771 domain-containing protein; this translates as MTTLPRGTAAIGHRVVRRRRAVAAVGAVSAGLLLLSACDEPTPISTITVGSDSVTSEATCGGEGKTLSADEITKCLQDKDAKSIKVDQDETVRFGVDPDVADKHWTILMNGQQLVEDSDKTYRTVPGSVFFNAQYGAEGNSTNVAVAARDGKDGSQNITGVWVFELKKD
- a CDS encoding futalosine hydrolase; amino-acid sequence: MATAVPVERDAVARAFPAPGAQVPRPGVVLHRLPDGWDLLAAGVGPALAAASAAAALTAAALDGAPYDLVVSTGIGGGFVPDAPVGSLVVADAVTAADLGAETADGFLPVTELGFGTVTHHPPAGLVAAVADATGARPGTVLTGSTVTGTAARAALLRERHPRALAEAMEGFGVAEAAAAHGVPVLELRAVSNPVGPRDRAAWRIGEALAALTDAFGKLAPALRSWNPHDGHH